The following proteins are encoded in a genomic region of Syntrophorhabdales bacterium:
- a CDS encoding lipocalin-like domain-containing protein — MKVRLALKASLVVMAVLALRPAFADDKEKIVGVWKLVSVVYEDEKTKERTPVLGEHPRGCQIATPEGRWLALVTGEGRKIPQTDKERSDALRSMIAYTGKYRVEGGKVITKVEAAWNEAWVGREQERYYRFEGDRLLLESPPQPHPNLLGKVVRIIVIWERENRPRADESKAPHL; from the coding sequence ATGAAAGTCAGGTTGGCATTGAAGGCGAGTCTAGTGGTCATGGCAGTACTCGCGCTACGACCGGCATTCGCAGACGACAAAGAGAAGATAGTCGGCGTTTGGAAACTCGTATCCGTTGTGTATGAGGATGAAAAAACCAAAGAGCGCACGCCTGTGCTTGGGGAACACCCCAGGGGCTGTCAGATTGCTACACCAGAGGGACGCTGGCTTGCGCTGGTAACCGGCGAAGGGCGGAAGATACCGCAGACTGACAAGGAGCGGAGTGATGCCCTGCGTTCCATGATCGCCTATACCGGCAAATACCGGGTGGAGGGCGGGAAGGTGATCACGAAGGTCGAGGCCGCGTGGAACGAAGCCTGGGTCGGCAGGGAGCAGGAGCGCTACTACCGGTTTGAAGGCGATCGCCTGCTTCTGGAAAGCCCGCCGCAGCCGCATCCCAACCTGTTAGGCAAGGTAGTGCGCATTATCGTAATCTGGGAAAGAGAAAATAGGCCACGGGCGGATGAAAGTAAAGCTCCTCATCTGTGA
- a CDS encoding FAD-dependent oxidoreductase: MKKSVIGKKQPSPRIEVIPIETDVLVVGGGLAGCMAAIKASEYDTRVTIAEKANTVSSGCAGTGIDHMWGYHPSVHEAIGWSIEDLMEDHTRIIARGLVNKELLYLVASEAYERVLDLEKFGVNFRYEDSKWPGKFRIVTQFHSVPTTWNFDGVDLKVKLTREAKKRGVTIINRVTVVDLLVSQGRIAGAIGVDTRTGKIYWFRAKSVVVSTGRVNRLSRTVTGVWGNHRVPVNETGDGRAMALRAGAQIINMEFFTPPGYSIGNFELNLGSPRNTVQPAGSVVGPKGEAIIPRTHFSEWEKMARTRVNPSETRAAFEKTRVSPLMWSQLHDKGEGPFYLDLTGGTEKEIRYIEWSISNEGKGSYFLDYLKKQEGFDFRRDKLEWLPNSRELAGTAASGLLVNKNLETRIKGLFGAGDDVGGVPWMCSPGAFTMGWRAGEMAAKAARKQKSAIPAGREQVRSLSDFCARAYQNGDGVSWQEAELALQNILAYYAGNVRSELMLKRGIERLQELKERLSFRAENPHELGRCLEVRSIIENGEMIMRASLERRESRLAGYGFFRADCPEKNDAEFLAFLALKRDGQKYTFSKVPVK, encoded by the coding sequence ATGAAAAAGAGTGTGATCGGAAAAAAGCAGCCTTCTCCAAGAATCGAAGTAATCCCCATCGAAACAGATGTGCTGGTGGTGGGCGGCGGATTGGCCGGGTGCATGGCAGCGATAAAGGCCTCAGAATACGACACGAGAGTCACGATTGCGGAGAAGGCCAATACCGTGAGCAGTGGCTGCGCGGGAACCGGAATAGATCATATGTGGGGCTACCATCCCTCCGTCCACGAAGCGATCGGCTGGAGCATCGAGGACCTGATGGAAGATCACACCCGGATCATAGCGCGTGGGCTGGTAAACAAGGAACTTCTTTATCTTGTAGCCAGCGAGGCGTATGAGCGGGTACTCGATCTGGAAAAATTCGGGGTCAATTTCAGATATGAGGACAGCAAGTGGCCTGGTAAATTCAGAATCGTCACGCAGTTCCACAGTGTGCCAACCACGTGGAATTTTGATGGTGTTGACCTCAAAGTAAAGTTGACCCGCGAGGCAAAGAAAAGGGGTGTCACTATCATCAACCGTGTGACGGTGGTCGACCTCCTCGTATCTCAAGGGCGCATAGCGGGCGCCATCGGTGTGGATACCCGTACGGGGAAGATTTACTGGTTCAGGGCCAAATCGGTCGTGGTGAGCACGGGCAGGGTCAACCGTTTATCAAGAACCGTCACAGGGGTCTGGGGTAATCACCGGGTGCCGGTAAATGAGACGGGTGACGGGAGGGCAATGGCGCTACGGGCCGGGGCTCAGATCATCAACATGGAATTCTTCACACCGCCCGGCTATTCAATCGGCAACTTCGAACTCAACCTGGGCTCGCCGCGGAATACAGTGCAGCCGGCCGGCTCCGTGGTTGGTCCAAAAGGTGAAGCGATTATACCGAGGACTCATTTCAGCGAGTGGGAAAAGATGGCCCGTACACGCGTGAATCCTTCAGAGACGCGCGCTGCATTTGAAAAGACAAGAGTTTCACCCCTTATGTGGTCGCAGTTGCACGACAAGGGGGAAGGCCCGTTCTACCTGGATCTGACCGGAGGAACCGAGAAGGAAATACGTTATATAGAATGGTCTATCAGCAATGAAGGCAAGGGTTCTTATTTCCTGGACTACCTGAAAAAGCAGGAGGGGTTTGATTTCAGAAGAGATAAGCTGGAATGGCTCCCGAACAGCAGGGAACTGGCAGGCACGGCAGCATCCGGCCTACTCGTGAATAAGAACCTTGAGACGAGAATTAAGGGTCTCTTTGGTGCGGGAGATGATGTTGGCGGCGTGCCGTGGATGTGTTCACCGGGGGCATTCACTATGGGCTGGAGAGCCGGTGAGATGGCTGCAAAAGCAGCGCGAAAACAGAAATCGGCTATTCCGGCAGGCCGCGAGCAAGTGCGCTCATTAAGCGATTTCTGCGCGCGAGCCTACCAGAACGGAGACGGAGTCTCGTGGCAGGAAGCAGAACTGGCCCTGCAAAACATCCTCGCTTATTACGCGGGCAACGTGAGGTCCGAGTTGATGCTGAAGCGAGGTATAGAGCGGCTGCAGGAATTGAAAGAAAGACTTTCCTTCAGGGCAGAAAATCCTCACGAACTGGGACGTTGCCTGGAAGTCCGATCGATCATAGAGAACGGAGAAATGATCATGAGGGCGTCTCTTGAAAGAAGAGAGAGCCGCCTGGCAGGATATGGATTCTTCAGGGCCGATTGCCCCGAGAAGAATGACGCCGAATTCCTCGCGTTCCTGGCGTTGAAGCGCGACGGGCAAAAATACACGTTCTCAAAAGTGCCGGTGAAGTGA
- a CDS encoding ferredoxin family protein yields MFKPIVFDEKACTGCNKCVDVCLMDIMEKNPEKGKPPRVVYPDECAYDGACWFQCPCRDKGAITIVPPLPMKVSILRGKKRSAS; encoded by the coding sequence ATGTTTAAACCAATAGTTTTCGACGAGAAGGCGTGCACGGGTTGCAATAAGTGTGTTGATGTCTGCCTGATGGACATCATGGAGAAGAATCCTGAAAAAGGGAAGCCGCCAAGAGTGGTATATCCTGATGAATGTGCGTACGACGGCGCGTGCTGGTTTCAATGTCCGTGTCGGGACAAAGGTGCGATAACCATAGTGCCTCCATTGCCCATGAAGGTATCCATATTGAGAGGCAAGAAGAGGAGCGCGTCATGA
- the nudC gene encoding NAD(+) diphosphatase has protein sequence MPAVSPPTDQTGPARWFIFDGHKLLVQGEREITDIPVLQRGPQDLGLQAVRSHYLGSLNGDACYVAEVPEGTDPPDGMRFHGLRTLFDSLDDALYRLAIVAVEVADWDRLHQFCGRCGERTAYKEGVRAKECRRCGLVSFPRMSPAVIVAVERDDKLLLARANRFPTRFYSVLAGFVEPGETLEEAVEREIREEVGIEVADIRYFGSQPWPFPDSLMIGFTARYAGGEIRIDDTEIVDAGWFGAGELPSLPGKISIARRLIDSFVEKHKSSVE, from the coding sequence GTGCCGGCGGTTTCACCACCGACGGATCAGACGGGTCCCGCCAGGTGGTTTATCTTCGATGGACACAAACTACTCGTACAGGGAGAGCGGGAGATAACAGATATCCCTGTGCTTCAACGAGGGCCGCAGGACCTTGGTCTGCAGGCGGTCCGTTCCCATTACCTCGGCAGCCTCAACGGAGACGCGTGTTACGTGGCCGAGGTGCCGGAAGGCACAGATCCTCCGGACGGGATGCGTTTTCATGGTCTGCGCACTCTTTTTGATTCACTGGATGATGCCCTCTACCGTCTTGCTATCGTAGCGGTCGAGGTGGCCGACTGGGACAGGTTGCACCAGTTTTGCGGCCGTTGCGGCGAGAGAACCGCTTATAAAGAAGGGGTGAGAGCGAAGGAGTGTCGCCGTTGCGGACTGGTCAGCTTTCCCCGTATGTCTCCTGCAGTGATCGTGGCCGTTGAACGCGACGATAAGCTTCTCCTGGCCAGGGCCAACCGTTTTCCCACCAGGTTTTACAGTGTTCTTGCAGGATTTGTAGAGCCCGGCGAAACGCTGGAAGAGGCGGTGGAGAGGGAGATAAGGGAAGAAGTCGGTATCGAAGTTGCCGACATCAGGTATTTTGGGAGCCAACCCTGGCCCTTTCCGGACTCCCTCATGATAGGTTTCACTGCGAGATATGCCGGGGGAGAGATTCGTATTGACGATACGGAGATAGTCGATGCAGGATGGTTTGGTGCGGGTGAACTGCCCTCGCTCCCCGGGAAAATAAGCATAGCCCGCCGGTTGATAGACTCGTTCGTGGAAAAGCATAAAAGCAGTGTGGAGTGA
- a CDS encoding PAS domain S-box protein, which yields MQQIKILIVEDEQIVATELREIIHALGHCVVATASTGAEALARTEQVQLDVILMDVRIKGEIDGIETASRISASRNIPIIYVTAHADRETLCRAKLTGPMGYVLKPFSERELQIAIEMAIYKHEMAQQMKEQRQKLSAVLDSIGDAVIATDKHGLVTLFNPGAAGITGFTEAEALGREITTVLNIMNESAQSTHYASMIIAKSGKVVPIDGTTSHMRDEKGERLGTVFVFRDASASSRQMEAAHITHFSVDQAPDLILQIASDGLIMEVNQTACDMLGYPREEILNAYTYELEVYSSQSQWLRLWEKACRERVVAYETSYWTRNHATLPVDVRAAYVRSMGKEFIFAIARPITKAEELTVGNERTGTGR from the coding sequence ATGCAACAGATAAAGATACTCATCGTTGAAGACGAACAGATCGTAGCCACGGAACTGAGAGAAATCATTCATGCTCTCGGCCATTGTGTGGTGGCTACTGCATCGACAGGAGCAGAGGCCCTGGCCAGGACGGAGCAGGTACAGCTCGATGTCATTCTTATGGACGTGCGCATCAAGGGAGAGATTGACGGGATTGAAACGGCGAGCAGAATCTCTGCCAGTAGGAACATCCCTATTATTTATGTCACGGCCCATGCGGATCGGGAAACGCTGTGCCGGGCAAAGCTCACAGGACCCATGGGCTATGTGTTAAAGCCCTTCAGCGAGCGAGAACTGCAGATTGCTATCGAGATGGCGATATACAAACATGAGATGGCGCAGCAGATGAAAGAGCAGAGACAAAAGTTGTCCGCAGTACTCGACAGTATCGGCGATGCGGTGATTGCCACGGATAAGCATGGGCTAGTTACGCTCTTCAACCCTGGAGCAGCCGGGATTACAGGCTTCACGGAGGCTGAGGCTCTGGGGCGGGAGATCACCACGGTGCTCAATATCATGAATGAGAGTGCACAATCCACGCATTACGCCTCCATGATTATTGCCAAGAGCGGAAAGGTAGTACCTATAGATGGAACGACAAGCCATATGAGAGATGAAAAAGGGGAAAGGCTTGGCACGGTCTTCGTCTTCCGCGACGCCAGCGCATCGAGCAGGCAGATGGAGGCGGCCCATATTACGCACTTTTCCGTTGATCAGGCACCTGACCTTATATTGCAGATTGCGTCAGACGGGCTTATTATGGAGGTCAATCAGACAGCCTGCGACATGCTGGGTTATCCCAGAGAAGAAATCCTGAACGCGTATACCTACGAGTTAGAAGTATATTCCAGCCAATCTCAATGGCTGCGGCTATGGGAGAAGGCGTGCCGGGAACGTGTTGTAGCCTACGAAACCTCTTACTGGACCAGGAATCATGCAACGCTTCCTGTCGATGTCCGGGCGGCGTATGTGCGCTCCATGGGAAAAGAATTTATCTTCGCCATAGCGCGACCTATCACAAAGGCGGAAGAGCTGACGGTGGGCAATGAGCGCACGGGGACCGGGCGCTGA
- a CDS encoding PAS domain S-box protein, with protein MAGERILIVEDEGIVARETEYRLKDLGYNVCGIASSGPEAINKAEKGHPDVVLMDIMLKGEMDGIEAAEQIHANLGVPVVYVTAHADETTLQRAKRTEPMGYLLKPFNERELHAAIEIAIYKHRTESMLKDREQLLSTTLKSIGDAVIVTDIKGAVTFMNPAAELLTRWKLKEASGLPVTQVFSVVSEATHALAQHPVMRALSESVITTARSHVLTSKDGRAIQVDGTATPIMDDVGGMHGAVLVFRDVAGPRRADESLRVTQHAVDLLPEAVLRFGPDGRIFYANDAATRLLGYTWDDFAWMSMQEIDPALRGSRWELHMERIREKVTLSYETSLRRKKGDSVAVQVRTHYFLHDHSPCIVALIRDIAQEKALIDNRLQDGVYAQGLIDSASVMIIGLDREGAIRTFNKEVEVATGYGKGALEGKNLFEVILPISKNVSIWRSFLDWQASRLQLPVTFEAALVTRSGTKRLISWCINETKDEQAITGLVLVGIDVTDQKQMEQHLALRNEELHSLRRVSDIVMKPGVSRDEVFQSVSAEVASAIGYPFVAIEQYNEERQNMVLRGVMSLIPVPPNMEVPLNETLSGAAIRTGHLLVERAAAKRPEYANGFLRKLGISTYICAPITVHQRVFGALTLGHTEAADVSEQLQHYATAVANQLAFFLTSKEILEGRTGYEETLHEFLEAWPEAVFECANGKITEANGAAVELLRAPGLAQLVGKPLLDQICEEGRPLLEPYLLNNGRDAPPLPFTAIRMMRLDGSLLDAEAAARIMGAPVKGKAVVLVRDDGKHKDAERKAHAAAEKHAHPVFFYSIGTPAFVAALDSTIVAVNEEFEKLTSYSKQELEGVKSWHEFIVKEDLPVAGEYLKLLLGNVDGAPRRHDLRVVDRQGTIKEMRLTATVVEGSDSIVFSLVDMRERRWAEQAWLDSEKKYRQIVETVLEGIWVLDADGSTTFVNDRMGRMLGYSANEMMGKRFFLFIDVKNAEKAGQRWDKCRRGLKEEFEAEFIRKDGQPLFTRVSSSPILDDTGVFRGSLFSVTDLSDMKAVDEKVRGSLQEREACLREIHHRVKNNLQIIASLLYLQSKNVDEPRLLQVLLESLERVRSISLVHEQLYKSEDLTRVKFTDYLSSLTTNIFQTYSDESGKIELKLDVNDSVSLDADKAVPCGLIVNELVSNALKHAFVGRGKGIIHVSLLRNDDGILSLTVGDDGTGLPPDVDFRNTPSLGFQLVHTLVNQLGATIELERKEGTVFSVTFA; from the coding sequence ATGGCTGGTGAAAGGATACTTATCGTCGAAGATGAGGGAATCGTAGCAAGAGAGACCGAATACCGGTTGAAGGATCTTGGCTACAACGTGTGCGGTATCGCCTCCTCGGGCCCCGAGGCAATCAATAAGGCCGAGAAGGGGCATCCTGATGTAGTGCTTATGGATATCATGCTGAAGGGCGAGATGGACGGAATTGAGGCTGCAGAACAGATTCACGCCAATTTAGGTGTTCCTGTTGTTTACGTGACTGCGCATGCAGATGAGACCACGCTGCAGAGGGCGAAACGCACGGAGCCGATGGGCTATCTCCTGAAACCTTTCAACGAGCGGGAACTTCACGCCGCTATAGAGATCGCAATATACAAGCACAGAACCGAAAGCATGCTTAAGGACAGAGAACAGCTGCTGTCCACCACGCTCAAAAGCATCGGAGATGCTGTCATTGTCACCGATATCAAAGGTGCGGTGACGTTCATGAATCCTGCGGCCGAGCTCCTGACGCGATGGAAGCTGAAAGAGGCCTCAGGACTTCCTGTGACCCAGGTCTTTTCCGTCGTGAGCGAGGCGACTCACGCGCTTGCCCAGCATCCTGTCATGCGTGCTCTCTCCGAGAGCGTGATTACGACAGCCCGAAGCCATGTACTGACAAGCAAGGACGGCAGAGCAATACAAGTGGACGGTACGGCCACTCCGATCATGGATGATGTGGGCGGCATGCATGGCGCGGTGCTTGTCTTCAGGGACGTTGCAGGACCCAGGAGGGCAGATGAGTCACTCCGTGTTACCCAGCACGCAGTCGATCTCCTGCCTGAAGCAGTTCTGCGGTTCGGGCCGGATGGGAGAATTTTCTACGCCAATGACGCTGCAACCAGGCTGCTCGGTTATACCTGGGATGACTTTGCCTGGATGAGTATGCAGGAGATTGATCCGGCACTCAGAGGGTCTCGCTGGGAACTCCACATGGAACGGATCAGGGAGAAGGTCACTCTCTCTTACGAGACGAGCCTTCGGCGAAAGAAGGGCGATTCCGTGGCGGTGCAAGTACGGACGCACTACTTTCTCCATGACCACAGCCCGTGTATAGTCGCGCTTATCCGGGACATCGCGCAAGAGAAGGCCCTTATCGACAACAGGCTGCAGGATGGCGTATACGCGCAAGGGTTGATCGACAGTGCCAGTGTTATGATCATCGGTCTCGATCGTGAGGGTGCTATACGTACGTTCAACAAAGAGGTGGAGGTTGCAACAGGATACGGAAAAGGCGCACTTGAAGGAAAGAATCTCTTCGAGGTGATTCTTCCCATTTCAAAGAACGTATCCATCTGGCGCAGCTTTCTCGACTGGCAGGCAAGCAGGTTACAACTGCCCGTGACATTCGAAGCAGCGCTGGTCACCAGATCAGGGACAAAGCGGCTTATCTCGTGGTGTATCAACGAAACAAAAGACGAACAGGCCATCACCGGGCTGGTATTGGTCGGTATCGACGTCACAGATCAGAAACAGATGGAGCAGCACCTCGCGCTGCGCAATGAGGAACTCCACTCTCTCAGGCGCGTGTCCGATATTGTGATGAAACCCGGCGTGTCGCGGGACGAAGTCTTTCAGTCGGTATCGGCCGAGGTAGCATCTGCCATTGGTTATCCTTTCGTGGCCATCGAGCAATACAATGAGGAGCGCCAGAACATGGTGCTAAGGGGTGTCATGAGCCTCATACCGGTGCCACCCAACATGGAAGTGCCTTTAAACGAGACGCTCTCCGGGGCGGCCATACGTACGGGCCATCTTCTCGTTGAGAGGGCGGCTGCAAAGAGGCCGGAATATGCAAACGGTTTCCTGAGAAAGCTTGGAATCAGTACTTACATCTGCGCTCCGATTACCGTGCATCAGCGGGTTTTCGGCGCTCTGACGCTGGGACATACTGAGGCAGCCGACGTGTCTGAGCAGCTGCAGCACTACGCGACGGCCGTCGCTAATCAGTTGGCCTTCTTTCTGACTTCAAAGGAAATTCTCGAGGGCAGGACAGGCTACGAAGAGACGTTACACGAATTTCTGGAAGCTTGGCCGGAGGCAGTATTTGAGTGCGCGAATGGAAAGATCACGGAGGCTAATGGAGCCGCTGTTGAGTTGCTCAGAGCGCCCGGCCTTGCACAGCTCGTGGGCAAGCCGCTGCTTGACCAGATTTGCGAAGAGGGCAGGCCGTTGCTTGAGCCGTATCTCCTGAATAATGGCCGCGATGCGCCGCCGCTTCCTTTCACGGCTATTCGAATGATGAGGCTGGACGGCTCTCTGTTGGACGCAGAGGCTGCGGCCAGGATCATGGGCGCACCCGTAAAAGGTAAGGCGGTGGTACTGGTGCGCGACGATGGCAAGCATAAGGACGCGGAAAGAAAAGCGCACGCTGCAGCAGAAAAGCATGCTCACCCGGTCTTTTTCTATAGCATAGGCACGCCTGCATTTGTTGCGGCCCTGGATTCAACGATTGTCGCAGTGAATGAGGAGTTCGAAAAGCTCACATCTTACTCCAAACAGGAACTTGAGGGTGTCAAGAGTTGGCATGAATTTATCGTAAAGGAAGACCTGCCGGTGGCAGGGGAGTACCTGAAGTTGTTGCTCGGCAATGTCGATGGTGCCCCGCGCCGACATGACCTGAGGGTAGTGGATAGGCAGGGTACCATTAAAGAAATGCGGTTGACGGCAACCGTAGTAGAAGGCTCGGATAGCATTGTCTTTTCTCTCGTGGACATGAGAGAGCGCAGATGGGCAGAGCAGGCCTGGCTCGATAGCGAGAAAAAATATCGCCAGATAGTGGAGACCGTGCTGGAGGGTATCTGGGTTCTGGATGCGGACGGCAGCACCACCTTTGTCAATGATCGCATGGGCCGGATGCTCGGTTACTCTGCCAACGAGATGATGGGAAAGCGCTTCTTTCTCTTCATCGATGTCAAGAATGCTGAAAAAGCCGGCCAGAGATGGGATAAGTGCAGACGAGGTCTGAAGGAAGAGTTCGAAGCAGAGTTCATTCGGAAAGATGGCCAACCTCTCTTCACGAGGGTGTCGAGTTCACCTATCCTTGATGATACGGGCGTGTTCCGGGGGTCGCTCTTTTCCGTTACCGATCTGTCCGATATGAAAGCGGTTGACGAGAAAGTCAGGGGTTCGCTGCAGGAGAGAGAGGCCTGCCTCCGGGAGATTCACCACCGGGTTAAGAACAACCTGCAGATTATCGCCAGCCTTCTCTATCTTCAATCGAAAAACGTGGATGAGCCCAGACTGCTCCAGGTTCTTCTGGAAAGCCTGGAGCGCGTGCGCTCAATAAGTCTTGTACATGAACAACTCTACAAATCAGAAGATCTTACCCGCGTAAAGTTTACGGATTACCTGAGCAGCCTTACCACGAACATCTTTCAGACATATAGTGACGAGAGTGGGAAAATAGAGTTGAAGCTGGACGTGAATGATTCGGTGTCACTCGATGCGGATAAGGCGGTGCCGTGCGGCCTTATAGTCAACGAGCTTGTCTCAAATGCATTGAAGCACGCATTTGTCGGGCGCGGAAAAGGCATAATTCACGTAAGCCTTCTCCGGAATGATGACGGAATATTGTCGCTGACAGTCGGTGATGACGGCACAGGTTTACCGCCCGATGTCGATTTTCGTAACACGCCGTCGCTCGGGTTTCAGCTGGTCCACACCCTTGTGAATCAGCTAGGCGCAACAATAGAGCTGGAGCGCAAGGAGGGGACGGTCTTTAGTGTTACCTTTGCTTAG